In the genome of Raphanus sativus cultivar WK10039 chromosome 4, ASM80110v3, whole genome shotgun sequence, one region contains:
- the LOC130511119 gene encoding uncharacterized protein LOC130511119 codes for MSNAFPWICWFLWISRNQLLIEKRPSTPETIILRAITAIKEWDSAQLLIKKPLPKAPIKPLIAQSLNLHPLTIRCNTDAAWKAGEAGLAWIFTDSEGVELNRGSQHKDQISSACMAEAMAIRSALLHAIDLHINHIWLRSDSQVLIRAISSGKHPAELYGVLSDISSITRLSFFRFRFLSSKGIVIG; via the coding sequence ATGAGTAATGCTTTCCCCTGGATTTGTTGGTTCCTCTGGATTTCACGGAACCAGTTGCTAATTGAAAAGCGACCATCGACTCCAGAGACGATAATTCTACGAGCCATCACCGCAATCAAGGAATGGGATAGTGCACAATTGCTCATCAAGAAGCCCCTCCCAAAGGCCCCGATTAAACCCCTGATTGCTCAGAGCCTCAACCTTCATCCCCTCACAATCCGATGTAATACGGATGCTGCTTGGAAAGCGGGAGAAGCAGGCCTGGCCTGGATCTTTACAGACAGTGAAGGAGTGGAACTGAATCGGGGATCACAACACAAGGATCAGATCTCGTCGGCTTGCATGGCGGAAGCGATGGCCATCAGAAGCGCCCTACTCCACGCAATCGATCTCCACATCAATCATATCTGGCTACGGTCAGACTCGCAAGTGCTCATCAGAGCGATATCATCAGGAAAGCATCCGGCCGAGCTCTACGGAGTACTTTCGGATATTTCGTCGATCACCCGTCTCTCCTTTTTTCGGTTTCGTTTTCTTTCATCAAAAGGGATCGTAATCGGCTAG
- the LOC130511120 gene encoding uncharacterized protein LOC130511120, which translates to MSTADPPDLPPSPMENGSSQRGGNGSDQVTAKDLENLVNQKVSGEDGSTDQSSKDLGLGKTIAAPTTQEVKGSWVGVVQGQKVLKKYEVEIEMKDGVGSVRVPEEITKDVAPLWDDFLIGKFLDNAPHIAKVHSIVNKIWTLNDKTQKIEVFEVNPTSMKLRVLNQADKNRILRRGMWNIAGVPVVMTKWSPIVEKEKPPTQSIPMWVHVKHFPLKMFSWQGLSFVTSPLGVPGRLHPETAQCLNLEVAKIFVNVDLTKDLSKQLNFNIQGEEVMVEYSYPWLPKKCLKCNKWGHSEKTCYVGKEREQKDLEEGEIRKEVQENVKETVEELKDQEVSIQSDNIEGEIDKNHREEVQQEEGRKEVSVEKAQTVNAMEEKLEWAAVSPGKASRTPSPRKDLEFGQIEEESSSEEKEDDVIVSRQCLPRESKINHRASKHLVVKEWIRKSGFQFGCLIETRVKESKVKGILEKVVPGWSYMANYEYNRLGRIWVLWSPGVRMTPCFQSDQIITVSMLLEGMDEEVFCSFIYGKNLVEERRELWRDLKSHQDSSIIRKAPWIILGDFNEILHGFEHSVVGASEDTMGKNEAEKPFKFINALVDTSEFFKLVEEFWSETEPLFNSTSALFRLSKKLKALKSHLRKLSKEKFGGIFKKTSEAYKNLCEAQTKTLENPDQINMEAESAAYGRWLILSIEEKVISQRAKIFWLEVGDGNNKSFHRAAKVREIRNAIREIKRSDGSVADNQEDIKKEAVDHFHKFLTHNPEDYEGARLEDLKTLLNYDCSESDRSMLIGDVSTEEVRKVLFSMAADKSPGPDGYTMEFFKASWAITGTDFVVAIKSFFDKGFLPKGINSTILALIPKNNAATYYRPISCCNVIYKVISKILANRMKRLLPLFVSLNQSAFVKDRLLMENVLLASELVKSYHKETVSERCAVKIDISKAFDSVQWSFLLRVLEALNFPAKFILWIQKCIELASFSVQINGELAGYFNSKRGLRQGCSLSPYLFVICMQVLSKLLDRAAYEKRIGYHPYCEELRLTHICFADDILVFSDGRKESVDGILAVFKQFARMSGLNISLEKSTLYLAGVKAEGSVAIMEQFPFEAGSLPVRYLGLPLLTKRMNAQDYSLLISRIKARISSWTARHLTFAGRLQLVGSVIYSITNFWMSAYRLPNGCIQEINSICAAFLWSGPVLSTHKAKIAWSEVCKPKDEGGLGLRNLTEANRVSCLKLIWRLLSARASLWVKWIWKYLIRKGSFCSVKESSVLGSWMWKKLIKLRPLAQQLTRMEINSGSNTSFWLEKWSPLGVLIELTGDGGCMALGIPLNTTVERAIQIYRTRRHRTPEYIMIEQEIMKLKARGLNDLEDDCLWKRENGDFRLGFVTSHTWNLTRVHSAKVFWSKGIWIPEATPKFAFIAWVAMHNRLATGDRVIKWNPQANSTCWLCQNDFETRDHLFFMCSYSQEVWRKTIGDLTGSSSIYQWSLVVRTVVNGLQERNAKFLLRYCFQAVVYALWLERNARRVGGYSQPVSCLSTRLEKLVRNRITSLRRKNWKKYEKAMEVWMGRSFI; encoded by the exons ATGAGCACGGCGGATCCGCCGGATTTGCCTCCTTCTCCGATGGAAAATGGTTCATCTCAGAGGGGAGGGAATGGTTCTGATCAAGTTACAGCAAAGGATTTGGAAAATTTGGTGAATCAAAAGGTTTCTGGAGAAGATGGCTCAACCGATCAATCTTCAAAGGATCTGGGTTTGGGAAAGACGATCGCGGCTCCAACAACTCAGGAGGTGAAGGGATCGTGGGTTGGTGTGGTTCAAGGTCAAAAGGTTCTTAAAAAGTATGAAGTGGAGATTGAGATGAAGGATGGAGTTGGTTCAGTAAGGGTTCCAGAGGAGATAACAAAGGATGTGGCTCCTCTATGGGATGATTTCTTGATTGGGAAATTTCTTGACAATGCTCCACACATTGCAAAAGTGCACTCGATTGTGAATAAGATTTGGACTCTGAATGATAAGACTCAGAAGATAGAagtgtttgaggtcaatccAACATCAATGAAGTTAAGGGTTCTCAATCAAGCTGACAAGAACAGGATCCTGAGGAGAGGAATGTGGAATATCGCGGGCGTCCCAGTGGTGATGACGAAGTGGTCGCCAATAGTAGAGAAGGAGAAGCCACCAACACAATCGATTCCCATGTGGGTTCATGTGAAGCATTTTCCCTTAAAGATGTTCTCGTGGCAAGGTCTAAGTTTTGTTACAAGTCCTTTGGGGGTTCCTGGAAGGCTTCATCCAGAAACAGCGCAATGCTTAAACTTGGAGGTAGCAAAGATTTTTGTAAATGTTGATCTAACGAAGGATCTTTCCAAGCAGTTGAATTTTAACATTCAAGGAGAGGAAGTGATGGTGGAGTATAGCTATCCATGGTTGCCAAAGAAGTGTTTGAAGTGTAACAAATGGGGTCATTCGGAAAAAACATGTTATGTGGGAAAAGAAAGGGAGCAGAAAGATCTTGAAGAAggagaaataagaaaagaagTTCAGGAGAATGTGAAggaaacagtagaagagttgaAGGATCAGGAAGTGTCTATTCAGAGTGATAACATAGAGGGGGAAATAGACAAAAATCATAGAGAGGAGGTGCAACAGGAAGAGGGTAGAAAAGAGGTTTCGGTGGAGAAAGCTCAGACAGTAAATGCGATGGAGGAAAAATTGGAATGGGCTGCAGTCTCTCCGGGGAAAGCTAGTCGTACTCCTAGTCCAAGAAAAGATTTGGAGTTTGGACAA attgaagaagagagttcaagtgAGGAGAAGGAAGATGATGTTATTGTATCAAGGCAATGTCTACCTCGTGAATCAAAGATAAATCACAG GGCCTCTAAGCATCTGGTAGTTAAGGAGTGGATAAGGAAAAGTGGGTTTCAGTTTGGATGTTTAATTGAGACAAGAGTGAAGGAAAGTAAAGTTAAAGGGATTTTGGAGAAGGTTGTGCCGGGTTGGTCTTATATGGCAAATTATGAGTATAACAGACTAGGAAGAATTTGGGTGTTGTGGAGTCCAGGAGTGAGAATGACTCCATGTTTTCAAAGTGATCAGATTATTACGGTGTCTATGCTATTGGAGGGTATGGATGAAGAGGTTTTTTGTTCTTTCATCTATGGAAAGAACTTGGTAGAGGAAAGAAGAGAGTTATGGAGGGATTTAAAGAGTCATCAGGATTCTTCTATTATAAGGAAAGCACCATGGATTATTCTAGGGGATTTCAACGAGATATTACATGGTTTTGAGCATTCAGTAGTAGGAGCGTCGGAAGATACGATGG GAAAAAATGAAGCCGAGAAACCTTTCAAGTTTATTAATGCACTGGTGGATACATCAGAATTTTTCAAGCTGGTTGAAGAATTTTGGTCTGAAACAGAACCGCTTTTCAACTCTACCTCAGCACTTTTCAGATTGTCAAAGAAGCTTAAAGCTTTAAAATCCCATCTGAGAAAGCTGAGTAAGGAGAAGTTTGGAGGCATTTTCAAGAAGACAAGTGAAGCGTATAAAAATCTTTGTGAAGCTCAAACAAAGACTTTGGAAAATCCTGATCAGATAAACATGGAAGCTGAATCTGCTGCGTATGGAAGATGGCTGATTCTCTCAATAGAAGAAAAGGTTATCAGTCAAAGAGCTAAGATTTTCTGGTTAGAGGTGGGTGATGGAAATAACAAGAGTTTTCATAGAGCAGCGAAAGTAAGGGAAATCCGAAATGCTATAAGAGAAATAAAGAGATCAGATGGGTCAGTAGCAGATAATCAAGAAGACATCAAAAAGGAAGCTGTGGATCATTTCCACAAATTCCTAACTCATAACCCGGAAGATTATGAAGGAGCGAGGCTAGAGGATTTAAAGACTCTACTCAATTATGATTGTTCTGAATCTGATAGAAGCATGTTGATTGGAGATGTATCTACAGAGGAAGTAAGGAAGGTTCTCTTCTCTATGGCTGCGGATAAATCCCCGGGACCTGACGGATATACCATGGAATTCTTTAAGGCTTCTTGGGCTATTACAGGTACAGACTTTGTCGTAGCTATTAAATCTTTCTTTGATAAGGGTTTTCTTCCCAAAGGCATCAATTCCACCATCTTGGCACTCATCCCAAAGAATAATGCTGCAACTTATTATCGCCCTATATCTTGCTGCAATGTGATATATAAGGTTATATCAAAGATACTTGCAAATCGAATGAAGCGGCTGCTCCCTCTGTTTGTATCTTTAAACCAGTCAGCTTTCGTGAAGGATAGATTGCTTATGGAGAATGTTCTTCTCGCGTCAGAGCTGGTTAAGAGTTATCACAAAGAAACAGTTTCAGAAAGATGTGCAGTAAAGATTGATATATCCAAAGCTTTTGACTCAGTGCAGTGGTCTTTCTTGCTAAGGGTTTTGGAGGCGTTGAATTTCCCTGCAAAGTTTATTCTGTGGATTCAAAAATGTATTGAGCTAGCATCTTTTTCAGTTCAGATTAATGGAGAGCTTGCTGGATATTTCAATAGTAAGAGGGGCTTGCGCCAAGGTTGCTCCTTGTCACCTTATCTATTCGTAATATGTATGCAAGTGCTATCAAAACTTCTGGACAGAGCGGCTTATGAGAAAAGGATTGGCTATCATCCATATTGTGAGGAGTTAAGATTAACACACATATGCTTTGCAGATGATATACTAGTATTCTCTGATGGGAGAAAGGAATCAGTGGATGGCATTTTGGCAGTGTTCAAGCAGTTTGCAAGAATGTCAGGGCTTAACATAAGTCTTGAGAAGTCAACACTGTACCTAGCTGGAGTTAAAGCGGAAGGTAGTGTTGCTATTATGGAGCAATTTCCTTTTGAAGCTGGTTCTCTCCCGGTTAGGTATCTTGGACTTCCTCTCTTGACAAAGAGAATGAATGCACAAGACTACAGCCTGCTTATCTCAAGAATAAAAGCCAGAATCTCTTCCTGGACGGCGAGGCACCTTACTTTTGCTGGTCGCCTACAGCTCGTTGGTTCGGTTATATATAGTATAACGAACTTTTGGATGTCAGCATACAGACTGCCAAATGGGTGTATACAAGAGATTAACAGTATATGTGCAGCGTTTCTTTGGTCTGGTCCAGTTCTATCAACGCATAAGGCAAAGATAGCATGGTCAGAGGTTTGTAAGCCAAAAGATGAAGGAGGTTTGGGTCTGAGAAATTTAACTGAAGCGAACAGAGTATCATGTTTGAAGCTCATTTGGCGCCTACTATCTGCTCGTGCTTCTCTTTGGGTGAAGTGGATTTGGAAGTATCTAATTAGGAAGGGATCTTTTTGTAGTGTAAAGGAAAGCAGTGTGTTGGGATCATGGATGTGGAAGAAGTTGATAAAACTGAGACCTTTGGCACAGCAATTAACAAGGATGGAGATAAATAGTGGTTCAAATACTTCTTTTTGGTTAGAAAAATGGTCGCCTTTGGGTGTTCTGATTGAGCTAACTGGAGATGGGGGCTGTATGGCTCTGGGTATTCCTCTAAACACTACGGTGGAAAGAGCTATCCAGATTTATAGGACTCGAAGGCATCGAACTCCTGAGTATATAATGATTGAGCAGGAAATTATGAAGCTAAAAGCTAGGGGATTAAATGATTTGGAGGATGACTGTCTTTGGAAGAGGGAGAATGGTGATTTCAGATTGGGTTTCGTTACCTCTCATACTTGGAACCTTACAAGAGTACACTCCGCGAAAGTCTTCTGGAGTAAAGGCATTTGGATTCCTGAAGCCACTCCAAAGTTTGCTTTTATTGCTTGGGTTGCAATGCACAACAGATTAGCAACAGGAGATAGGGTTATCAAGTGGAATCCTCAAGCAAATTCCACCTGTTGGCTCTGTCAGAATGATTTTGAAACAAGAGATCACTTGTTTTTTATGTGCTCATATTCACAAGAGGTGTGGAGGAAGACCATTGGAGACTTAACAGGTAGTAGCAGTATATATCAATGGTCGCTAGTGGTCAGGACAGTGGTAAATGGGCTTCAAGAGAGAAATGCAAAATTTCTACTCAGATATTGTTTTCAGGCTGTTGTATATGCACTATGGCTTGAGAGAAACGCTAGAAGAGTTGGAGGTTATTCACAACCAGTGTCTTGTTTGAGTACAAGGCTGGAAAAGTTGGTGAGAAATCGAATAACATCTTTGAGGAGGAAGAATTGGAAGAAGTACGAGAAGGCTATGGAAGTTTGGATGGGAAGAagttttatttga
- the LOC108851659 gene encoding uncharacterized protein LOC108851659 has product MNPGMESHNQSEKQSSPGSSSVSKKVALMWERMNEGVPKKRVNFHSKTSTANNNWRGYLGVDAKKKNEHAIVVKEDSVVSDSRCSEEAKSIAAAALAAVRNATATAAAASSRGKIEITEVKDFAGQEIQVKRLVEAGSKEASSSASTSGVDAVLEQIKKKQKLSVLDKTKKDWGEYKEDNKGVEDELDKYKKSSDQYLDKVSFLERADYRQFEKERDARLALQSKRRLDDA; this is encoded by the exons ATGAATCCAGGCATGGAGTCTCATAACCAGTCAGAGAAGCAAAGCTCGCCTGGTTCGAGCAGCGTGTCTAAGAAAGTCGCGTTGATGTGGGAGAGAATGAACGAGGGAGTACCTAAAAAGCGAGTCAACTTCCACTCAAAGACCTCAACCGCTAATAac AACTGGAGAGGTTATCTTGGTGTGGatgcgaagaagaagaatgagcACGCAATTGTAGTCAAGGAAGATAGCGTTGTTTCGGATAGTAGGTGTAGCGAGGAGGCTAAGAGCATTGCTGCAGCCGCTCTAGCTGCTGTCAGAAACGCTACTGCAACCGCTGCAGCTGCATCGAGCCGTGGCAAGATCGAG ATAACTGAGGTCAAAGACTTTGCTGGACAAGAAATCCAAGTAAAGCGGTTAGTGGAAGCTGGTTCAAAGGAAGCCTCCTCCTCTGCATCGACTTCAGGGGTTGATGCGGTTCTTGAGCAGATAAAAAAGAAGCAGAAGCTGAGCGTTTTGGACAAGACCAAGAAAGATTGGGGAGAGTACAAGGAGGATAACAAAGGCGTTGAAGACGAGCTGGATAAGTACAAGAAGAGCTCTGATCAGTATCTAGATAAAGTTTCTTTCTTGGAGAGAGCTGATTACAGACAgtttgagaaagagagagacgcCCGTTTAGCTCTTCAGTCCAAGAGAAGACTCGATGATGCCTGA
- the LOC108852201 gene encoding transcription factor MYB78: MDGKIRLGINKNMGDLQNNVDDEMDLRRGPWTVEEDFKLSNYISTLGEGRWNSLARCAGLKRTGKSCRLRWLNYLRPDVRRGNITLEEQLLILELHSRWGNRWSKIAQYLPGRTDNEIKNYWRTRVQKHAKQLRCDVNSQQFKDTMRYLWMPRLVERIQAASASSTTGSAAKSCVATTTDQLVITSYDEGANNNTTNIDHLGLTSNPNGYVSNVSRETSSLKVSPGSGLTDYHMGSEVEKVETSQNLVGPQIMSPSQNYLDDKSGLLNGVLAVMQEESYPNLFENMNGMIPSYSDSFWNIGSDEDFWLLQQQQQQLLNHGSF; this comes from the exons ATGGATGGCAAAATACGCTTAGGGATCAACAAGAACATGGGAGACCTCCAGAACAACGTGGATGACGAAATGGACCTAAGGAGAGGTCCATGGACGGTTGAGGAAGATTTCAAGCTCAGCAATTACATTTCTACTCTTGGAGAAGGCCGATGGAACTCTCTAGCTCGTTGTGCCG GACTCAAAAGAACCGGAAAAAGCTGCAGATTACGGTGGTTGAACTATCTTCGGCCAGATGTCCGCCGTGGAAACATAACCCTTGAAGAACAACTCTTAATTCTTGAACTTCACTCCCGTTGGGGCAATAG ATGGTCTAAGATTGCACAATATTTACCAGGAAGAACAGATAACGAGATCAAAAACTATTGGAGAACACGTGTGCAAAAGCATGCAAAACAGCTTAGATGCGACGTTAACAGTCAACAGTTTAAAGACACTATGAGGTATCTTTGGATGCCTCGTCTCGTTGAGCGGATCCAAGCCGCCTCCGCTTCATCCACCACTGGTTCTGCTGCCAAGTCTTGCGTCGCCACCACCACGGATCAGTTAGTGATCACGTCATACGACGAGGGAGCCAACAACAACACCACCAACATAGACCATTTGGGTTTAACGAGCAACCCTAATGGTTATGTTAGTAACGTCTCGCGGGAAACTTCTAGCCTGAAAGTATCTCCGGGGTCCGGACTGACGGATTATCATATGGGTAGTGAAGTGGAAAAGGTCGAGACTAGTCAGAATTTGGTGGGTCCACAAATCATGTCGCCATCGCAGAACTATCTGGATGATAAAAGTGGATTATTGAACGGAGTTTTGGCGGTAATGCAGGAGGAGAGTTATCCTAActtgtttgaaaatatgaatgGAATGATACCTTCTTATTCGGACAGTTTCTGGAACATTGGAAGTGATGAAGACTTTTGGCTCttacagcaacaacaacagcagCTCCTCAACCATGGAAGCTTCTGA